The window TCATTATATTTACCTCTCCCTACTCAGCCTGGGACTGATCATCTTTGCTGTAATACTTCAGCAAGTGGGGTATCAAGGGGCGCACTATCTTCCATGCCCGCTTTGCATTTTGCAGAGAATCGGATATTTAGGCATTGTCATCTTCTGCTTTTTAGCTGCCTACTTCAATCCACTTAGAAAACTTTTCCATGTATTGGCGGCCTTATCTGCGGCTTACGGGCTATCAGTAGCAGGGCGTCAAGTCTGGCTGCTATCGCATCCAGAGACCTCTTGCGGTATCGACCCACTAGAAACCTGGATCAATCAGTTTCAATTAGCCAAAGGTCTGCCTTGGTTATTTCAAGCGGATGGCCTTTGTTCGGCAAAGTTGCCAGCTATTTTGGGGTTGCAGGTGCCCGAATGGTCTTTATTCTGGCTTGCTACCTTTCTGCTGGTTTTGGTCATTTCCTTTTTTAGAAAATAATCCTCATATGAGGGCGCTCATTTACTTAGAGTTTAACTAATAGATATAGTGTCAAGTAAGCGTTAGTTGCTCTAGGACGTAGGTCGCGCGTTCGAATTGCTCCGGGAAGGCCAAGCTTTTAATCCTTATCAAGCGCTGATTACTCAACTCATTTAATAGATTAGGTGCCCCAATGGGTCATGCCTTAATTAAAGCCCTGGATTCTTCCTAATGTTTTCTACCAGAGATTTAGTTGTATTAGGATCTGCACCATTTCCCCAGCTAGATCTAACGTAATTTGAAATTTCTAGAATTTCTTGATTGTTTAAGCTGGCTGCATAAGACGG is drawn from Polynucleobacter arcticus and contains these coding sequences:
- a CDS encoding disulfide bond formation protein B — protein: MRQVHYIYLSLLSLGLIIFAVILQQVGYQGAHYLPCPLCILQRIGYLGIVIFCFLAAYFNPLRKLFHVLAALSAAYGLSVAGRQVWLLSHPETSCGIDPLETWINQFQLAKGLPWLFQADGLCSAKLPAILGLQVPEWSLFWLATFLLVLVISFFRK